Proteins co-encoded in one Bacillus infantis NRRL B-14911 genomic window:
- a CDS encoding NADH-quinone oxidoreductase subunit J, translated as MTFTGELLAFLGLAIAAVTGGILLINLEKVVHMVVALVFTFISIAGIYILLSAEFIAVVQVLIYSGAITIIMLFGIMLTRHHDESGQKAGRLRRILLFLAILAFAFSVYIGIYNLDFPEQEVLLHENNTEQIGISLFSEFVIPFELTSVVLLVALVGAIVLSRKDDEETEEDGR; from the coding sequence ATGACATTTACAGGAGAGCTGCTTGCCTTTTTGGGGCTGGCCATCGCTGCAGTGACCGGGGGCATCCTGCTGATCAACCTTGAAAAAGTGGTCCATATGGTGGTCGCGCTCGTCTTTACTTTTATCAGCATAGCGGGCATTTATATCCTTTTGTCTGCTGAATTCATTGCCGTTGTCCAGGTGCTGATCTACTCGGGTGCCATCACGATCATTATGCTGTTTGGCATCATGCTTACCCGCCATCATGACGAGAGCGGGCAGAAAGCCGGCCGACTGCGCAGGATTCTATTATTTCTGGCGATCCTGGCCTTTGCCTTCAGTGTGTATATCGGCATCTACAACCTGGATTTTCCGGAGCAGGAGGTGCTGCTTCATGAAAACAATACAGAGCAAATCGGGATCAGCTTATTCTCCGAATTTGTCATTCCGTTTGAACTGACATCAGTGGTGCTCCTGGTCGCTTTAGTCGGGGCCATTGTCCTGTCGAGGAAGGAT